One Thermodesulfobacteriota bacterium genomic region harbors:
- a CDS encoding PQQ-dependent sugar dehydrogenase, whose product MILRGVFILLAALLLFCPLSARADENAGEKKEWWRDWSLEEGFDISIDTEGYHFPSALAFVPDPGKDPKDPLYFVLELRGKIKVVTNDRSVYTFAEDFFKFTPSTELPAFSGENGLAGICLDPENGYVFVTFAYQDESGILRNNIARFDSKPGTFSLKPGPMTAFTDIFSREGSSPSHQIGPCRVYEGALYVAVGDGFDIILTEEHDYKRSQSPDSVLGKILRMTLDGKPLKSNPYYVDDDVKKARNYVWAVGLRNPFGLTIADGHVFVADNGPSVDRIIEVREGGNYLWDGTDTSFATNSLVVFVPGAGITQLVYLPPDSEMFPPPYIGKFYVSQCGDPDVDPKTSKGRNIEMFDYDFRVGKVVSPPATLLRYTGSAFQTLAGLAIGPDGLYIVPILPLADGRSVVLKVTYNPESTHPNTLGSETSARVLLESRGCYGCHTFGTSGWGTAGPNLDSDGLVARVTERLGSGEYRTHVKELEGLETEPYKSYREERAEVLDKSGIERVRTWMKYHIMEPKFDNPESAMPNLGINEKEAELITMFLVPEEFDARSVGFKDITVVIPHLRYRHIVYSFLLGIAVTLLAGGVYAVTRKRKRMRA is encoded by the coding sequence ATGATCCTGCGCGGGGTTTTCATTCTCCTGGCAGCGTTATTGCTGTTTTGTCCCCTGTCCGCGCGGGCAGATGAAAACGCCGGCGAAAAGAAGGAATGGTGGAGGGACTGGTCCCTCGAGGAGGGTTTCGATATAAGCATCGACACGGAGGGGTACCATTTCCCCTCGGCTCTCGCCTTCGTCCCCGACCCCGGGAAAGACCCCAAGGACCCGCTCTATTTCGTCCTCGAGCTGAGGGGCAAGATAAAGGTCGTCACTAACGACAGGAGCGTGTACACGTTCGCCGAGGATTTCTTCAAATTCACCCCTTCCACAGAGCTTCCGGCGTTCTCGGGCGAGAACGGGCTTGCCGGAATCTGTCTCGACCCTGAAAACGGCTATGTCTTCGTAACCTTCGCCTATCAGGATGAATCCGGGATTTTGCGGAACAATATCGCGAGGTTCGATTCAAAACCGGGGACCTTTTCCCTCAAGCCCGGCCCGATGACCGCGTTTACAGACATATTCTCGCGGGAGGGGTCGAGCCCTTCTCATCAGATAGGACCGTGCCGGGTCTATGAAGGCGCGCTATACGTGGCGGTCGGAGACGGGTTCGACATAATATTGACCGAGGAGCATGATTACAAGCGTAGCCAGAGCCCGGATTCCGTCCTCGGAAAGATACTCCGCATGACGCTTGACGGGAAGCCCTTGAAATCGAATCCGTATTACGTCGACGACGACGTTAAAAAGGCACGGAATTATGTCTGGGCCGTTGGGTTGAGGAACCCGTTCGGGTTAACGATTGCGGACGGGCATGTGTTCGTAGCCGATAACGGCCCTTCCGTCGACAGGATCATCGAGGTGCGTGAAGGGGGGAATTATCTCTGGGACGGGACGGACACGAGCTTCGCGACGAACTCTTTGGTCGTGTTCGTGCCCGGAGCGGGGATCACACAGCTCGTATATCTGCCCCCGGACTCGGAAATGTTCCCGCCGCCCTACATAGGGAAATTCTATGTATCCCAGTGCGGAGACCCTGACGTCGATCCCAAAACTTCCAAGGGCAGAAACATTGAAATGTTCGACTATGATTTCAGGGTGGGTAAAGTAGTTTCCCCTCCGGCGACGCTGCTCAGGTATACGGGCTCGGCGTTCCAGACGCTGGCGGGTCTCGCGATAGGCCCCGACGGGCTTTATATCGTCCCCATACTGCCGCTTGCCGACGGGAGGAGCGTGGTGCTGAAGGTCACGTATAATCCGGAAAGCACCCATCCCAACACGCTCGGGAGCGAAACGAGCGCGCGCGTGCTCCTCGAATCCCGCGGATGTTACGGCTGCCATACTTTCGGCACGAGCGGCTGGGGCACGGCAGGGCCCAATCTGGACAGCGACGGTCTCGTCGCGAGGGTCACCGAGAGGCTCGGCTCAGGCGAATACAGGACACATGTGAAGGAGCTCGAAGGGCTCGAAACCGAGCCGTACAAGAGCTACAGGGAGGAACGGGCCGAGGTGCTCGATAAAAGCGGGATCGAGAGGGTGAGGACCTGGATGAAGTATCACATCATGGAGCCCAAGTTCGATAACCCGGAATCGGCCATGCCTAACCTCGGCATAAATGAAAAGGAGGCGGAGCTTATCACGATGTTCCTCGTACCGGAAGAGTTCGATGCGAGGTCCGTCGGTTTTAAGGACATCACGGTTGTGATCCCTCACCTCAGGTACAGGCACATTGTTTATTCCTTTCTTCTGGGGATCGCCGTAACGCTTCTAGCAGGCGGCGTTTACGCCGTGACGCGGAAGCGTAAGCGGATGCGGGCATAG
- a CDS encoding TonB-dependent receptor, with translation MKYKLLLRLLICVCPVLYAVPSPAEDESLGFTGARTLEPVVVTGTAYPAELGKSTGSVTVITEEEIEASHAVSVGELLEDVPGLYVDQPASRGGVTSVYIRAGDPNFTLVLIDGVKVNDPTNSRGGSFDFSSLSTDNIERIEIVRDPMSSLYGSDALSGVINIITKKGKGKPEASAEAMAGRYGQYQFLGGVSGAGPFYDFSVTGSWLDDGEEVEGSTFKSPSVTAKAGLVNGDDMELASTFRYSHIDSTSFPDDSGGPEFAVLRATDDRNIDQLLMGLNYTHGPLEWWEYSLKLSYYNTKEKFTSPGVAPGERDPFGIPPNESDSDYKSYDANAASTFSPYAGLDITAGFEAEYQDGSSRGMIIVGFPLPTAFDLSRYIFSPYAEVQFSVVENLLVVLGAREDFPEGFDPEFSPRAGVSYKLAATDTILRGSWGEGFKLPSFFSLANPIVGNPDLVPEESRSLDLGLTQGVWGGRLSAQLNVYYNEFKNLIDFEEGPPPILVNRSRVTVKGFELIGNVRPWEELRLNGSVSYADSDIKGTDEPLRNRPRWWGELTLVYNPSASVTFSLDAVFTGSVPDSSVPTGDVTLDPYDVYNVALTWAPGDWISLYVAVDNLFNEEYEQYVGFPAPGVSPRAGLRVTF, from the coding sequence ATGAAATACAAATTATTACTGAGATTGTTGATATGCGTATGCCCGGTTCTCTATGCCGTCCCTTCACCTGCGGAGGATGAAAGCCTCGGTTTCACGGGCGCTCGGACTCTCGAACCGGTCGTCGTAACGGGCACGGCGTACCCGGCCGAGCTCGGCAAGAGCACGGGGAGCGTTACCGTCATAACGGAAGAGGAGATAGAGGCGAGCCATGCCGTAAGCGTGGGCGAGCTGCTCGAGGACGTACCCGGGCTCTACGTCGACCAGCCCGCCTCGCGCGGAGGAGTGACGTCAGTTTATATAAGGGCCGGCGACCCTAACTTCACTCTGGTTCTCATCGACGGGGTGAAGGTGAACGACCCGACGAACAGCAGGGGCGGGTCGTTCGATTTCTCATCGCTCAGCACGGACAACATCGAGCGCATCGAGATCGTGCGCGACCCGATGTCGTCGCTTTACGGCTCGGACGCGCTAAGCGGCGTAATCAACATCATCACGAAAAAAGGGAAGGGGAAGCCCGAGGCGTCCGCCGAAGCCATGGCGGGGAGATACGGGCAGTATCAATTCCTTGGCGGCGTCTCGGGCGCGGGGCCGTTCTACGATTTCTCGGTCACGGGTTCCTGGCTCGACGACGGGGAGGAGGTGGAGGGGAGCACCTTCAAGAGCCCGAGCGTGACGGCGAAGGCTGGGCTTGTTAACGGGGACGATATGGAGCTCGCTTCCACATTCAGGTATTCGCATATCGACAGCACGAGCTTTCCTGACGACAGCGGCGGCCCCGAGTTCGCGGTGCTCCGCGCTACCGACGACAGGAACATAGACCAGCTCCTCATGGGGCTCAACTACACCCACGGCCCCCTCGAGTGGTGGGAATACAGCCTCAAGCTCTCCTATTACAATACCAAAGAAAAGTTCACGTCCCCTGGCGTCGCGCCCGGAGAGCGCGACCCGTTCGGCATCCCACCCAACGAATCCGACAGCGATTACAAGAGCTACGACGCGAACGCTGCGAGCACGTTCTCCCCTTACGCGGGTCTCGATATAACCGCGGGTTTCGAGGCCGAATACCAGGACGGGTCGAGCCGCGGAATGATAATCGTTGGATTCCCCCTACCTACCGCCTTCGACCTGAGCAGGTACATATTTTCCCCGTATGCGGAGGTCCAGTTCAGCGTGGTGGAAAACCTCCTGGTCGTGCTGGGCGCGAGGGAAGATTTCCCGGAGGGGTTCGACCCCGAGTTCAGCCCCAGGGCGGGCGTATCGTACAAGCTCGCGGCTACGGACACGATACTCCGGGGGAGCTGGGGGGAGGGGTTCAAGCTCCCGTCCTTCTTCTCCCTCGCGAACCCCATAGTGGGCAACCCGGACCTCGTCCCCGAGGAGAGCAGGAGCCTCGACCTCGGCCTGACGCAGGGGGTCTGGGGCGGCAGGCTGAGCGCTCAACTCAACGTCTATTACAACGAGTTCAAGAACCTAATAGACTTCGAGGAAGGGCCTCCTCCCATACTCGTTAACCGCTCCCGCGTAACGGTAAAGGGGTTCGAGTTAATCGGAAACGTCCGCCCGTGGGAAGAGCTTCGGTTAAACGGCAGCGTGAGCTACGCCGACAGCGATATAAAGGGAACGGACGAGCCCTTAAGGAACAGGCCCAGGTGGTGGGGGGAGCTCACTCTTGTCTACAACCCCTCGGCGAGCGTGACTTTCAGTCTCGACGCGGTCTTTACCGGGAGCGTCCCGGATTCGTCGGTACCCACGGGGGATGTCACCCTCGACCCCTACGACGTTTACAACGTCGCTCTCACCTGGGCGCCAGGGGACTGGATAAGTCTCTATGTCGCCGTCGATAACCTCTTCAACGAGGAGTACGAGCAGTATGTGGGCTTCCCCGCGCCTGGAGTGAGCCCGAGGGCGGGTCTACGCGTCACTTTCTGA
- a CDS encoding GDSL-type esterase/lipase family protein, protein MKRKLVPVIINVILVFIFIIVIESFGQIAYYMRYGMFPYQMVEGDQYMEVFELHPYLAGRLKKDAAVTDVKSGKRITATKYHTRSTGAPEEDGDLIRVAVLGGSSTFGTGLTDLDTWPAILQRKLGEGFSVINYGVPGYSTAEAIVQTALIVPELEPEFVIFYEGWNDIHNYHVPDLGGDYYVHGMSQYGNLEIPPMHRQDFWGKLYEMSAMGRLAAKIKRELAGADVPSCPKYDTPDEYVNKIYARNLETLKLLSEHIAPYTIFVPQVLNYPAFTGKEDDIGCNGWSFHIKNGAMPQLMDRFNSIMRSVCAKDDPKCLYIDGVLDVKWEQDDFIDDGHFTKKGGEKFADVIAAELLSKTKETNRYSHTRLR, encoded by the coding sequence ATGAAACGAAAACTCGTTCCCGTAATAATTAACGTCATTCTTGTCTTCATTTTTATTATCGTCATAGAGTCCTTCGGTCAGATTGCCTACTACATGAGGTACGGAATGTTTCCATACCAGATGGTCGAGGGAGACCAGTACATGGAAGTGTTCGAGCTCCATCCGTACCTCGCAGGGCGGCTAAAAAAAGACGCCGCCGTTACGGACGTAAAGTCGGGAAAGCGTATCACCGCCACGAAATACCATACCCGCTCGACGGGGGCTCCCGAGGAAGACGGTGACTTGATAAGGGTAGCCGTACTGGGCGGCTCAAGCACGTTCGGCACCGGGTTGACGGACCTCGACACCTGGCCCGCCATTCTGCAGAGAAAGCTCGGGGAGGGTTTCAGCGTTATTAATTACGGCGTCCCCGGCTATTCGACGGCTGAAGCCATAGTTCAGACGGCCCTTATCGTTCCCGAGCTCGAGCCAGAGTTCGTGATCTTCTACGAGGGCTGGAACGACATACATAATTATCACGTCCCCGATTTAGGCGGGGACTACTACGTTCACGGAATGTCGCAGTACGGTAATTTAGAGATACCTCCGATGCACAGGCAGGATTTCTGGGGGAAGCTGTACGAGATGTCGGCCATGGGGAGACTGGCTGCGAAGATAAAAAGGGAGCTTGCCGGAGCGGACGTCCCTTCCTGCCCCAAGTACGATACACCGGATGAGTACGTTAACAAAATTTACGCGAGGAATCTTGAAACCTTAAAGCTCTTGTCCGAGCATATCGCCCCATATACTATATTCGTCCCCCAGGTGTTAAATTACCCCGCGTTCACGGGAAAGGAGGATGACATCGGCTGCAACGGCTGGAGCTTCCATATAAAGAACGGGGCGATGCCGCAATTAATGGACAGGTTCAATTCAATAATGCGGTCCGTTTGCGCCAAGGACGATCCTAAATGCTTGTACATTGACGGGGTCCTGGACGTAAAATGGGAACAGGACGACTTCATCGACGACGGCCACTTCACGAAAAAGGGCGGGGAAAAGTTCGCCGATGTCATAGCCGCGGAGCTGCTGTCCAAAACAAAAGAAACGAATCGGTATAGTCACACCCGCCTGCGATAA
- a CDS encoding TolC family protein, with translation MKVFLIILFITVIAGTNAQAQEPIQSLTIDQAVDIALKENRDLAAARVQTEEARGRLKQAGLYPNPDVESSFGFDTIFANDGERNFTAGINQPIPISGRIGAQKEVANLNVNLTLSDIANSERLLVRNVRQTFIELLAIEEQLKLQETLINLNSELLKGIETGIKEGLASQQDLNAVAIAFQQTRQEKEVLTALRRSKIFAINNLIGKPPGFDFTPEGSLTYEPLSDLNNYNIDTAFSQRPDVRLAELNIELAKADTKLAKTLRFEDITAGIFYENDRLVLDSSGGQITDNDQLIGFKLTIPIPIFDRKQGLIAEAQSRENRAEENFRALKLTISQEVSDALNRVTTLSQLLDTYRTGILRTAEDNVKLVEDGFKQGLAGITDVIQSRQQFATLSSSYINSVRDYQIALNDLQISTGYYPTSVTFNETKEVETNNDGKE, from the coding sequence ATGAAAGTATTCCTCATCATATTATTTATCACAGTTATTGCCGGAACTAACGCTCAAGCTCAAGAGCCGATTCAAAGCTTAACAATTGATCAGGCAGTCGATATTGCCCTCAAAGAAAACCGGGATCTCGCAGCAGCCAGGGTGCAAACTGAGGAAGCAAGAGGCAGATTAAAACAGGCGGGACTCTATCCCAACCCGGATGTAGAATCCAGTTTCGGGTTCGACACCATATTTGCTAACGACGGCGAACGGAATTTTACAGCTGGCATAAACCAGCCTATTCCCATAAGCGGGCGTATCGGTGCTCAAAAGGAAGTCGCAAATCTGAATGTCAACCTTACCCTTTCAGACATCGCAAATTCAGAGCGTCTGCTTGTACGAAATGTCCGTCAGACATTCATAGAACTCCTTGCAATCGAGGAACAGCTCAAGCTTCAGGAAACCTTGATAAACCTCAATAGCGAATTGCTTAAAGGTATAGAAACCGGAATTAAAGAGGGTCTTGCATCACAGCAAGACCTCAATGCCGTTGCGATAGCCTTCCAGCAAACAAGGCAGGAAAAAGAGGTACTTACAGCTCTCAGAAGAAGTAAGATTTTTGCAATAAACAACTTGATAGGAAAGCCGCCCGGCTTCGACTTCACCCCGGAGGGCTCGCTTACATACGAACCCTTAAGTGATTTAAATAACTACAATATCGATACCGCTTTTTCTCAGAGGCCGGATGTAAGACTTGCGGAACTTAACATTGAACTCGCTAAAGCCGACACGAAGTTGGCGAAGACTTTGCGCTTTGAAGACATAACGGCGGGGATTTTCTATGAAAACGACCGCCTGGTTTTAGACAGCTCCGGCGGGCAAATCACGGATAACGATCAGTTGATTGGCTTTAAGCTGACTATTCCCATACCAATTTTCGATCGCAAGCAGGGTCTCATTGCCGAAGCGCAGTCTCGCGAGAATAGAGCGGAAGAGAATTTCAGGGCATTGAAGTTGACAATCAGCCAGGAGGTAAGCGATGCCCTAAATAGAGTAACAACCCTCTCACAACTATTAGACACTTACCGAACTGGAATTTTAAGGACTGCGGAAGACAATGTGAAACTTGTGGAAGACGGCTTTAAGCAAGGACTTGCCGGTATCACTGATGTTATACAGTCCCGCCAGCAATTTGCTACATTGTCATCATCTTATATCAATTCGGTTCGAGATTATCAGATTGCCCTCAACGATCTTCAGATATCTACGGGCTACTACCCGACGTCTGTCACGTTTAATGAGACCAAGGAGGTTGAAACCAATAACGATGGCAAGGAATAA
- a CDS encoding efflux RND transporter periplasmic adaptor subunit: protein MKPITMARNNTCISVFITAFALLTAIASPRYANADGEEHLGGEEKDTVSTSESSGIELSDIAQKSIGLKVVEADIRPIEEVLPVSGIVKAEPNRIAEVSTRAEGRIQELYASLGDRVKKGQKLAAFLPRQIGDPPLVSITAPLSGTIVERNVSLGGSIEPNATLFRIADLSGVIVEGDVFESDVSKVKPGQYARVRMDAYPDMVLDGTVSFIADQIDPEKRTLRIWVSIDNNEGLLKPEFFAKVDLVVRPGSEVLAVPVEAIIDDGAEKFVFVKNGNEFIRQDVATGMSDDRYIEITDGLYPGDQVVTDGNRQIYTKWLFSR from the coding sequence TTGAAACCAATAACGATGGCAAGGAATAACACCTGTATTTCGGTTTTTATTACAGCTTTCGCGTTGCTCACGGCAATAGCATCACCGCGATATGCCAATGCAGACGGTGAAGAACATTTAGGGGGAGAGGAGAAAGATACTGTTTCTACTTCGGAGAGCAGCGGTATAGAGCTATCCGACATAGCCCAAAAAAGCATAGGTCTCAAAGTAGTCGAAGCCGATATAAGACCTATTGAGGAAGTGCTTCCAGTTAGCGGAATAGTGAAGGCTGAGCCCAACAGAATTGCAGAGGTGAGCACGAGAGCCGAAGGCCGCATTCAGGAACTCTATGCAAGCCTCGGTGATCGGGTTAAGAAGGGGCAAAAACTCGCCGCATTCCTTCCGCGTCAGATCGGAGACCCTCCTCTCGTATCAATCACTGCGCCGCTTTCGGGAACAATAGTCGAAAGAAACGTCTCGCTTGGCGGTTCAATAGAGCCGAATGCGACGCTTTTTCGAATTGCGGATTTATCCGGGGTAATAGTAGAAGGCGATGTATTCGAAAGCGACGTCTCCAAGGTGAAACCCGGTCAGTATGCGCGTGTGAGGATGGATGCCTACCCAGACATGGTTTTAGACGGGACGGTGAGCTTTATCGCCGATCAGATCGATCCCGAGAAGCGAACTTTACGCATATGGGTCTCTATAGACAACAACGAAGGATTGCTCAAGCCCGAATTCTTTGCAAAAGTCGACCTCGTGGTCAGACCGGGCAGTGAGGTTTTAGCCGTTCCTGTAGAAGCGATCATCGACGACGGGGCTGAAAAATTCGTATTTGTAAAAAACGGGAACGAGTTCATCCGTCAGGACGTCGCAACCGGCATGAGTGATGACCGCTATATCGAAATCACGGACGGTCTTTATCCCGGAGACCAGGTAGTCACAGACGGCAACCGTCAGATCTATACGAAATGGTTATTCAGCAGATAG
- a CDS encoding efflux RND transporter permease subunit, with the protein MFNAIIRGSLNNKLLVVVATLIFLGASAYLVTRMPVDVFPEFAPPQVVIQTEAPGLSPEDVEALITFPIESAVNGTPGVDTVRSSSSVGLSTIIIVFNWGTNIYTARQLVTERIQSVQDRFPPGTKPPVMLPVTSAVGWMVKYSLTSPELSPMELRTISDWQIRPRILAIGGVASVVSIGGEVKQYQVLVDPLKLRSYDVTLSQVKDAVEKSNINVPGGFVYRGGEEFTITGVGRITTLDDLKRTVVSVRSDGTPITLSQLAEVKLGPEIKRGDGAFMNSPAVIGTISKAYGADTLATTYKVEKALEEIKAGLPKGIDMNYEVFRQADFIESAISNLKRALWEGGVIVTIILFLFLVNFRASFISLLAMPLSLLGGLMVLKSLGIGINAMTLGGLAVALGEVVDDAIVDVENIFRRLRLNRNLPDPEPVIRVVFNASTEIRNSIVYATFIVIIAFTPVFLLSGLEGRIFTPLGIAYVASILFSLLVAVTITPVLCYLLLTRKLERKRERGMAQAGVPLLQPAFAYGNPGNPANPSETTGNPGGGNSGGSGREEIEKEGFLVRFLKKNYERVLNLTLKGFYPVVGLSLILLIGAIAMIPFFGRSFLPEFREGNFIIALTTLPGTSLQESMRLGSIIRENLGDKSKYPEIVSVAQRAGRSELDEDAQPPNFSEFDLKIEYGERPADELLESIRSDLKQIPGVAVNVGQFISHRFDEVLSGIRAQIAIKIFGPDLNTLRSIGKEVREIMETVDGIEDLQLEQQLDVPQVIVRYDREKAARYGLNVGDLAEITETSLNGAAVSQVLEGQKTFDLFIRLNEESRSGVDTLKNVLIDTPSGAKIPLHQVAEINLENRPYFINREQVQRRIVVQSNVAGRDLNSVITEIQNKINSQVKLPQGYFIEYGGQFESQQQAARVLTIFGFVAVIAIFMLLFQAFGNTREALLVMINLPLALIGGIYAVFLTGAELSIPGLIGFITLFGIATRNGIILVSHYNQLRREGLSIRDTVIRGSLDRLSPVLMTASTAALALIPLLIGEPTGKEIERPLAIVVIGGLFTSTFLNLIVVPTIYNKVESWAERRKQAAEGKA; encoded by the coding sequence ATGTTTAACGCAATCATAAGAGGATCGCTTAATAATAAGTTGCTGGTTGTTGTGGCTACTCTTATCTTCTTAGGCGCTTCGGCATACCTCGTAACGCGTATGCCCGTGGACGTCTTTCCTGAGTTTGCGCCGCCCCAGGTCGTGATACAGACGGAAGCGCCGGGACTTTCCCCGGAAGACGTCGAGGCGCTGATAACTTTCCCGATCGAGAGTGCCGTAAACGGTACGCCGGGAGTCGATACCGTCCGCTCGTCGTCCTCCGTTGGCCTTTCGACGATCATCATTGTTTTTAACTGGGGCACAAATATATATACCGCGCGTCAGCTTGTGACCGAGCGAATACAGTCGGTTCAGGACCGCTTTCCTCCAGGGACGAAGCCGCCCGTCATGCTCCCAGTCACATCCGCCGTCGGATGGATGGTTAAGTACAGCTTGACTAGCCCGGAGCTCTCGCCTATGGAGCTCCGGACGATCTCGGACTGGCAGATACGCCCTAGGATCCTCGCAATAGGCGGTGTGGCCTCGGTCGTTTCGATCGGCGGGGAGGTCAAGCAATATCAAGTCCTTGTTGACCCTCTGAAGCTGCGCTCATACGATGTCACCCTGTCTCAAGTGAAGGACGCGGTTGAGAAATCGAATATAAACGTCCCTGGGGGATTCGTGTACCGCGGCGGGGAAGAGTTTACGATTACCGGCGTCGGGCGAATCACGACCCTCGATGATCTCAAGAGGACCGTAGTCTCCGTCCGCAGTGACGGCACTCCCATTACCCTGAGCCAATTGGCCGAGGTGAAGCTAGGCCCCGAGATAAAGCGTGGCGACGGCGCTTTCATGAATAGCCCTGCCGTCATCGGTACGATTTCAAAGGCTTACGGGGCGGACACGCTGGCCACGACATATAAGGTCGAGAAAGCCCTGGAGGAAATCAAAGCCGGCCTGCCTAAAGGAATTGACATGAATTACGAGGTCTTCAGACAGGCCGATTTCATCGAATCCGCCATCTCAAATTTAAAGAGAGCCCTGTGGGAGGGCGGAGTCATAGTGACAATTATCCTGTTTCTATTTCTAGTCAACTTCCGCGCCTCTTTTATCAGCCTTCTCGCCATGCCGCTCTCGCTCCTAGGGGGGTTAATGGTTTTAAAATCACTGGGTATCGGTATAAATGCGATGACGCTCGGGGGTCTGGCCGTCGCGCTCGGAGAGGTAGTGGATGATGCGATTGTCGATGTGGAGAACATATTCAGACGGTTGAGGCTCAACCGTAACTTGCCTGACCCGGAACCCGTGATCAGGGTAGTATTCAACGCCTCGACCGAGATACGGAATTCTATTGTTTATGCAACTTTTATTGTCATAATCGCCTTCACTCCGGTCTTTTTGCTTTCTGGTCTCGAGGGCCGGATTTTTACCCCCCTCGGTATCGCCTATGTAGCGAGCATCCTATTTTCTCTGCTTGTTGCTGTGACTATCACACCTGTGCTCTGTTACCTTCTCCTTACGCGTAAGCTGGAAAGGAAGCGAGAAAGGGGAATGGCCCAGGCAGGAGTGCCTTTATTACAGCCGGCATTCGCTTATGGTAATCCCGGCAATCCCGCGAACCCATCGGAAACAACTGGGAATCCAGGCGGCGGGAATAGCGGCGGCTCGGGCCGCGAGGAAATCGAGAAAGAGGGGTTCTTAGTCCGGTTCCTCAAGAAAAACTATGAGCGTGTCCTGAATCTTACGCTCAAAGGTTTCTACCCTGTAGTCGGCTTATCCTTGATTCTCCTAATTGGAGCAATTGCTATGATCCCGTTCTTCGGACGGTCTTTCCTCCCGGAGTTCCGAGAGGGGAATTTCATCATAGCTCTGACTACCCTCCCCGGCACGTCCCTTCAGGAATCGATGAGGCTCGGGTCAATAATCCGGGAGAATCTCGGTGATAAATCAAAGTACCCGGAAATCGTCTCCGTAGCCCAAAGGGCGGGGCGCTCGGAGCTCGACGAAGATGCACAACCCCCCAACTTCAGCGAATTCGATCTGAAAATCGAGTACGGGGAGCGTCCGGCGGATGAGCTGCTTGAATCCATACGTTCGGACTTAAAGCAGATACCGGGGGTCGCAGTGAACGTAGGGCAGTTTATATCGCACCGATTTGACGAGGTCCTTTCGGGAATCCGTGCACAGATAGCAATAAAAATTTTTGGCCCTGACCTTAATACCCTGCGCAGCATAGGCAAAGAGGTCAGAGAAATCATGGAAACAGTGGATGGGATAGAAGACCTCCAGCTCGAGCAGCAGTTGGACGTTCCTCAGGTGATTGTCAGGTATGACCGAGAGAAAGCCGCCCGCTACGGACTCAATGTTGGAGATCTGGCGGAAATCACGGAAACCTCCTTAAACGGCGCTGCAGTCTCGCAGGTACTTGAGGGACAAAAAACTTTTGACCTGTTCATCAGGCTAAACGAGGAATCCCGGAGCGGCGTTGACACCCTGAAAAACGTTCTGATAGATACGCCTTCGGGAGCGAAGATTCCGCTTCACCAGGTTGCGGAGATCAATTTGGAAAACCGTCCCTACTTTATTAACCGGGAGCAGGTACAGCGAAGGATAGTAGTGCAGTCTAACGTTGCCGGGCGCGACCTGAACAGTGTCATAACCGAAATTCAAAATAAGATTAACTCACAGGTCAAGCTCCCGCAGGGCTATTTCATAGAATACGGCGGGCAATTCGAAAGCCAGCAGCAGGCTGCCAGGGTGCTCACGATATTCGGGTTTGTTGCCGTGATTGCAATCTTCATGCTCCTCTTCCAGGCTTTCGGGAACACCCGCGAAGCCCTACTCGTAATGATCAATCTGCCTCTCGCGCTCATAGGAGGAATATATGCGGTTTTCCTCACAGGGGCCGAGCTCAGCATTCCGGGGCTGATCGGTTTTATCACCCTCTTCGGTATCGCCACAAGAAACGGAATTATCCTCGTCAGTCACTACAACCAATTAAGAAGAGAGGGACTTTCGATACGCGATACGGTAATTCGGGGTTCTCTCGACCGGCTTAGTCCGGTTTTAATGACAGCGTCCACAGCCGCGCTTGCGCTCATTCCGCTTCTAATCGGCGAGCCAACAGGGAAAGAGATAGAGCGGCCATTGGCGATAGTAGTCATAGGCGGTCTTTTCACTTCCACTTTCTTAAACCTGATCGTGGTCCCTACGATCTACAATAAAGTCGAAAGCTGGGCGGAGAGAAGAAAGCAAGCTGCGGAGGGGAAAGCATGA
- a CDS encoding cupredoxin domain-containing protein, which produces MKRLLPLTIWLPVSFLLLLTACKHEERASTVHIVTGDFFFKPETIELKAGREVKIELVNDGNIEHEFMVGRGVKTAEDEAHEETDEAGEHESSETGHEHHHEHDGGMSSAHAGASRGFDKDFFEGIDVKAETGNGAEFMRMPGHGTMVLLKPHSKATITFMVPTDRIGKWEMACFIPGHYEAKMKGNVTVE; this is translated from the coding sequence ATGAAGAGGCTTTTACCTTTAACAATCTGGTTACCTGTATCTTTTCTGCTTTTGCTTACTGCCTGCAAACACGAGGAAAGGGCGAGCACGGTACATATTGTAACAGGCGATTTTTTCTTCAAACCGGAAACAATCGAGCTCAAGGCCGGTCGGGAGGTAAAGATCGAGCTAGTCAACGACGGGAATATCGAACATGAATTCATGGTGGGCCGCGGGGTTAAGACGGCGGAAGACGAAGCCCACGAAGAGACGGATGAGGCCGGTGAACATGAATCGTCCGAAACCGGACACGAGCACCACCACGAACACGACGGGGGAATGAGCAGCGCCCATGCTGGAGCGTCGAGGGGCTTTGACAAAGACTTCTTTGAAGGGATCGATGTCAAGGCCGAAACCGGGAACGGAGCCGAATTTATGAGAATGCCCGGCCATGGGACCATGGTTTTACTCAAACCACATAGTAAAGCCACGATCACCTTCATGGTGCCGACAGACCGGATTGGAAAGTGGGAGATGGCCTGCTTTATCCCGGGTCACTACGAGGCAAAGATGAAGGGGAACGTTACAGTTGAATAA